One window of Triticum dicoccoides isolate Atlit2015 ecotype Zavitan chromosome 5A, WEW_v2.0, whole genome shotgun sequence genomic DNA carries:
- the LOC119301881 gene encoding zinc-finger homeodomain protein 1-like, translating to MDFDDHDDGDEEMQMSMPMPVSSSYEPPLPLSTGFGGAGVAPSKPPGGGGGGGGGELGGRAKAPGGGARYRECLKNHAVGIGGYAVDGCGEFIAGGEEGSIDALRCAACSCHRNFHRRESDFPAGGEGSPFSPTAMVPYGGVPPHHQFSPYYRTPAGYLHHHQHHMAAAAAAAAAGHPRPLALPSTSHSGRDDADELSGMAAGPMSALVPLSSMSLGAGPSGYGSGSGSGKKRFRTKFTQEQKDKMLAFAERVGWRIQKHDEAAVLQFCDEVGVKRHVLKVWMHNNKHTLGKKPPSI from the coding sequence ATGGACTTCGACGAccacgacgacggcgacgaggagatGCAGATGTCCATGCCCATGCCGGTGAGCTCCAGCTACGAGCCCCCGCTGCCGCTCTCCACGGGGTTTGGCGGCGCCGGGGTTGCGCCCAGCAAGcctcctggtggtggtggtggtggcggtggtggcgagCTTGGCGGCCGTGCCAAGGCCCCCGGCGGCGGTGCCAGGTACCGCGAGTGCCTCAAGAACCACGCGGTCGGCATCGGAGGGTACGCCGTCGACGGCTGCGGCGagttcatcgccggcggcgaggagggcAGCATCGACGCGCTCCGCTGCGCCGCGTGCAGCTGCCACCGCAACTTCCACCGGAGGGAGTCCGACTTCCCCGCGGGGGGCGAGGGCTCGCCCTTCTCTCCCACCGCAATGGTCCCCTACGGAGGCGTGCCGCCGCACCACCAGTTCTCGCCCTACTACCGCACCCCGGCGGgctacctgcaccaccaccagcaccacATGGCCGCGGCCGCCGCTGCAGCCGCGGCGGGGCACCCGCGGCCGCTGGCGCTCCCGTCCACCTCCCACAGCGGGCGCGACGACGCCGACGAGCTGTCGGGCATGGCGGCGGGGCCCATGTCGGCGCTGGTCCCGCTGAGCAGCATGTCCCTGGGCGCGGGCCCGTCGGGGTACGGCTCCGGGtccgggtccggcaagaagcggttCCGCACCAAGTTCACCCAGGAGCAGAAGGACAAGATGCTGGCCTTCGCGGAGCGCGTGGGGTGGCGCATCCAGAAGCACGACGAGGCGGCCGTGCTGCAGTTCTGCGACGAGGTGGGCGTCAAGcgccacgtcctcaaggtctggatgCACAACAACAAGCACACCCTCGGCAAGAAGCCGCCCAGCATTTGA